The Candidatus Lernaella stagnicola genome segment CGATGTCGCGTTTCACCTGCGTGAGGCGCGCGTTATTTTCGAGTTGCCCCGTGAACATTTGAAAACGCAGGTTGAACAATTCCTGAATCAAGTCCTGTTCTTTGGTGCCCAATTCGTCGGGCGACATTTCGCGCAAATCTTTCGCCTTCATGCTAATCCTCCCGCGTCACAAAACGGGTTTTTATCGGTAGCTTGTGCGCGGCCAACCGAAACGCTTCCTTAGCCAGATCACGCGTTACGCCTTCCATTTCATAGAGCATCCGGCCGGGTTTGACGATCGCCACCCAATACTCCGGGGAGCCCTTGCCCTTACCCATCCGGGTTTCCGCCGGCTTCTTGGTCATCGGTTTGCTCGGGAATATCCGAATCCACACGCGACCACCGCGTTTGACGTGACGGGTCATGGCAATACGAGCCGCCTCAATTTGCCGCGAGGTCAAACGCCCGCGCTCCACGGCCTGCAATCCGTAATCGCCGAAGTCCAAATTATTGCCGCGGTACGACTCGCCTCGCATGCGGCCTTTTTGCTGCTTGCGATATTTGGTCCTGCTGGGCATCAACATGGCGTCTGCTCCTTTTGCCTACGAGGTGACCACGTCGCCGTGGTAAATCCATACCTTGACGCCGATCACGCCGTAGGTGGTCCGGGCTTCCGCGAAACCGTAGTCGATGTCCGCCCGCAAGGTGTGCAAGGGCACGCGACCCTCGCGATACCATTCGCGGCGACTCATTTCCGCGCCGCCCAAACGACCGGCGGTGGCGATCCGAATTCCCTTGACGCCGATTTTCATGGCGTTGCCCACCGCTTTTTTCATAGCGCGGCGGAAGGCGATGCGGCGCAGCAACTGGTTGGCCACACCTTCGGCCACCAACTGAGCGTCCACGTCGGCCCGGCGGATCTCCTGGATCTTGATGTAGACGTCGCGGCCCAACATCTCGTTGAGTTCGCGGCGCAACACTTCGACCTCGGCGCCCTTCTTGCCGATGATGATGCCGGGACGCGCCGTATGGATCGTCACGTCGACCTTGTTGGCGCGACGCTCAATATCCACCTTCGAAATCGCGGCATGGCCGAGCTTGTCCTTGATGTGCTTGCGCAGTTTCAAGTCCTCGTGCAAGTACTCGCGGTACTCTTTGCCCTCGGCAAACCAGCGACTGTTCCAGTCTTTGGAAATGCCAAGCCTAAAACCGATCGGATGGGTCTTCTGTCCCACGGCTCACCTCGTTATGCTTGATCCAGAATCACAGTTACGTGACTCATTCGTTTGAAAACACGATCGACCCGACCACGCGCCCGAAAGCGGATGCGTTTGAGCGTCGGACCTTCATCGACGATGACGTTCTTGACGAACAGACCGTCGACATCCACGCCCTCTCGCTGCTGCGCGTTGGCCAGAGCGGAGGCCATCACCTTGTAGATGGCCGGCGCCGAACCCTTTTTCGGCGAAAACTTCAGCAACTGGAGCGCCTCGTACACCGGCTTGCCCTTGACTTGCGCGGCGACGACGCGGCCCTTGAACGGGGAGAACCGCAGGAAGCGTCCCTTCGCCCGAATTTCCGTGCTTTCCATATTCCTACTCCCCGCCTAAGCGCCTTTGCGGTCGCCGGAATGACCCCGGAAAGTCCGCGTCGGCGAAAACTCGCCCAGTTTGTGACCCACCATGTTCTCGGTCACGAAAACCGGAATGAATTTCTTCCCGTTGTGGACGGCAAAGGTCAGTCCAACCATCTCGGGAACGATCGTCGATCGCCGGGACCAAGTCCGAATCACCTGCTTAGCGCCGATCGCTTTCGCGTGCTGAACCTTCTCCAACAAGTGGTCGTCGATGAAAGGTCCTTTTTTGATGCTGCGGGCCATCCCTTCGTCTCCTTACTTGCGCCGTTTGACGATGTATTTGCTCGACGGCTTGTTCTTTTTACGCGTCTTGTAACCCTTGGTCGGCACGCCCCAGGGCGTTACCGGGTGGCGACCACCGCTGGTGCGGCCTTCGCCGCCGCCGTGCGGGTGATCGACCGGGTTCATCGCCACGCCACGCACCTTCGGGCGTCGTCCCATCCAGCGCGCGCGACCGGCTTTTCCGATCTTGATATTCTGGTGATCGATATTGCCGACCTGACCGACCGTTGCAAAGCAACGTACGTGCACCCGGCGCATTTCGCCACTCTGCATTTTCAGCAGTGCGTAGTTGCCCTCTACCGACAGCAACTGCGCGTAAGTACCCGCGCTGCGAATGAGCTGGCCGCCCTTGCCGATCTTCATTTCCACGTTATGCACCCAGGTTCCGTAAGGCATGTTGCCCAACGGCAACGCGTTGCCCGGGCGGATATCCACGTGATCGCCCGCCACCAAGGTGTCGCCGACCCGCACGCCCTGCGGATGCAGAATGTATCTTTTTTCGCCGTCGACATACTGCAGCAGACAAATACGCGCGCTGCGGTTCGGGTCGTATTCTACCGAGACGACCTTGGCCGGGATGTCGCGCTTGTCGCGTTTCCAGTCGATGAGGCGATAACGCCGTTTGTGACCGCCGCCGCGATGTCGGACCGTCATGCGCCCGTAAACGTTGCGACCGCCGCTCTTTTTCAGCGGCGCCAGCAGGCTTTTCTCGGGCTCGCGGCGCGTAACTTCCTCAAAGGTAGAGACCGTTTGGAAGCGTCGGCCCGGGCTCGTTGGTTTGTATCGTTTGATACCCATGATCGTTTCCCCTTACACGCCTTCGAAGAAGTCGATCGAGTCGCCTTTTTGCAACGTGACCGTGGCCTTCTTCCACTTCGGTGTGTAACCAATGTGACGGCCGAGCCGTTTGCGCTTGCCGGGCATCACCTGGGTGCGCACGTCCTCAACCGTTACGTCGAACAACTCCTCGACCGCCTTGCCGATCTCCACTTTGTTCGCGTGGAGCGCAACTTCAAAAGTCACCTTGTTTCGATCTTCCTGCGCAAGGTTGGCTTTCTCAGTGATAACCGGCCGCTTGATGATTTTGTACGCCGCTTTCATTACGCCAACGCTCCTTCGATTATGGCCAAGGCGTCCTTGGTCAATACCACGTGTTCGTAGCGCAGCAGGTCGTATACGTTCAGACCCTCCACGCGCAACACTTTGGCCTTCGGAATGTTGCGAGCGCTTCTCTCCACGACCTCATTCTTCTGGTCGATGACGAACAAACCGCTCGTGACGCCTAAATCACTCATCAATGAGGCAAAGAGCTTGGTCTTGATTTCGGGCAAATCCAGGTTGTCCAAAATCAGCAGTTTGCCTTCGGCCAGCTTCATCGTCAGCGCATTGCGCACCGCCGCGCGCCGCACTTTCTTCGGTACGCGGTAGGCATAGCTGCGATTGCGCGGCCCGAAGGTCGTGCCGCCGCCAACCCGCACCGGACTGCGGCGGTCACCCGCGCGCGCCCGGCCCGTGCCTTTTTGGCGGTACATCTTGCGGCCCGTGTAATTGACTTCGCTCCGCTCTTTCGTGTGTGCGGTGCCGCTCCGCCGCCCGGCCATTTGCTGCCGCACGACTTCCCAGAACAAATGTTCTTTCACTTCGCCGTTGAACACGCGATCAGGCAGGTCGACTTGTTCGACCTTCTGATTCTGCATATTCAGGACATCGTGTTTTGCCATCAGTCCGCCCCTCCTACGCCTTAACGCTCGGTTTGACCGTGACTAATCCGCTGTTCGCTCCGGGGACGGCGCCAACGACAAATAGCAGATTCTTCTCGGCGTCCACTTGGAAAATCTGTAGACGCTGCACGGTTACCTTTTTGTTACCCAACTGGCCGGCCATCTTTTTGCCTTTGACGACCCTGCCGGGATATGCACTCATGCCGATGGAACCGGGCTCGCGTTTGTTCTTCGAACCGTGAGTCAGCGGGCCGCGCGAAAAGCCGTGCCGCTTGATGGTCCCGGCAAAACCCCGACCCTTGCTCTTGCCCGTGATGTCAACCAAGTCACCACTGTTGAACTGTTCAACCGTGATTACCTGACCCACCTTAAAGGCGCTCGGGTCGTCAACACGAAACTCCCGCACAGTGCGGAAGCCGGTGCGCGTCTTCTCACC includes the following:
- the rpsS gene encoding 30S ribosomal protein S19 — its product is MARSIKKGPFIDDHLLEKVQHAKAIGAKQVIRTWSRRSTIVPEMVGLTFAVHNGKKFIPVFVTENMVGHKLGEFSPTRTFRGHSGDRKGA
- the rplD gene encoding 50S ribosomal protein L4, yielding MAKHDVLNMQNQKVEQVDLPDRVFNGEVKEHLFWEVVRQQMAGRRSGTAHTKERSEVNYTGRKMYRQKGTGRARAGDRRSPVRVGGGTTFGPRNRSYAYRVPKKVRRAAVRNALTMKLAEGKLLILDNLDLPEIKTKLFASLMSDLGVTSGLFVIDQKNEVVERSARNIPKAKVLRVEGLNVYDLLRYEHVVLTKDALAIIEGALA
- the rpmC gene encoding 50S ribosomal protein L29, encoding MKAKDLREMSPDELGTKEQDLIQELFNLRFQMFTGQLENNARLTQVKRDIARAKTIRRELDMQGKAHG
- the rpsC gene encoding 30S ribosomal protein S3, producing the protein MGQKTHPIGFRLGISKDWNSRWFAEGKEYREYLHEDLKLRKHIKDKLGHAAISKVDIERRANKVDVTIHTARPGIIIGKKGAEVEVLRRELNEMLGRDVYIKIQEIRRADVDAQLVAEGVANQLLRRIAFRRAMKKAVGNAMKIGVKGIRIATAGRLGGAEMSRREWYREGRVPLHTLRADIDYGFAEARTTYGVIGVKVWIYHGDVVTS
- the rplV gene encoding 50S ribosomal protein L22, which produces MESTEIRAKGRFLRFSPFKGRVVAAQVKGKPVYEALQLLKFSPKKGSAPAIYKVMASALANAQQREGVDVDGLFVKNVIVDEGPTLKRIRFRARGRVDRVFKRMSHVTVILDQA
- the rplW gene encoding 50S ribosomal protein L23 codes for the protein MKAAYKIIKRPVITEKANLAQEDRNKVTFEVALHANKVEIGKAVEELFDVTVEDVRTQVMPGKRKRLGRHIGYTPKWKKATVTLQKGDSIDFFEGV
- the rplP gene encoding 50S ribosomal protein L16; this encodes MLMPSRTKYRKQQKGRMRGESYRGNNLDFGDYGLQAVERGRLTSRQIEAARIAMTRHVKRGGRVWIRIFPSKPMTKKPAETRMGKGKGSPEYWVAIVKPGRMLYEMEGVTRDLAKEAFRLAAHKLPIKTRFVTRED
- the rplC gene encoding 50S ribosomal protein L3; translation: MATGILGIKRGMTQAYDKAGTRFPLTVIEAGPCTVVQVKTDKNEGYNAIVVGFGERDLRKLTQPEAGVFKKALGEKTRTGFRTVREFRVDDPSAFKVGQVITVEQFNSGDLVDITGKSKGRGFAGTIKRHGFSRGPLTHGSKNKREPGSIGMSAYPGRVVKGKKMAGQLGNKKVTVQRLQIFQVDAEKNLLFVVGAVPGANSGLVTVKPSVKA
- the rplB gene encoding 50S ribosomal protein L2; protein product: MGIKRYKPTSPGRRFQTVSTFEEVTRREPEKSLLAPLKKSGGRNVYGRMTVRHRGGGHKRRYRLIDWKRDKRDIPAKVVSVEYDPNRSARICLLQYVDGEKRYILHPQGVRVGDTLVAGDHVDIRPGNALPLGNMPYGTWVHNVEMKIGKGGQLIRSAGTYAQLLSVEGNYALLKMQSGEMRRVHVRCFATVGQVGNIDHQNIKIGKAGRARWMGRRPKVRGVAMNPVDHPHGGGEGRTSGGRHPVTPWGVPTKGYKTRKKNKPSSKYIVKRRK